One window of the Klebsiella sp. WP3-W18-ESBL-02 genome contains the following:
- a CDS encoding flagellar protein FlgN produces MTHAAQRVKALIQDMTEDRKRYPALAALLEKQRHHIVARDAASLDAVNEQIMALYQQLSKSSQQRYQHLNGLGIDPNTEGMKTLIARLPVTHQPSVSALWQGLQQQAADCQIANDYNGALMNMQQEILGNVLNASAPENWLYQQG; encoded by the coding sequence ATGACTCACGCAGCCCAGCGCGTTAAAGCACTGATTCAGGACATGACCGAGGACCGCAAGCGCTACCCCGCCCTGGCCGCCCTTCTTGAGAAGCAGCGCCACCATATTGTGGCACGCGACGCCGCGTCGTTGGACGCGGTTAACGAGCAGATTATGGCGCTGTACCAGCAGCTGTCGAAAAGCAGCCAGCAGCGCTACCAGCATCTGAACGGTCTGGGCATCGATCCCAACACCGAAGGCATGAAAACGCTGATCGCCCGCCTCCCCGTCACCCATCAGCCTTCCGTTTCTGCCCTCTGGCAAGGGCTGCAGCAGCAGGCCGCCGACTGCCAGATTGCCAACGACTACAACGGCGCGTTGATGAATATGCAGCAGGAGATTCTGGGGAATGTGCTGAATGCCAGCGCGCCGGAGAATTGGCTGTACCAGCAGGGGTAG
- the flgM gene encoding flagellar biosynthesis anti-sigma factor FlgM, whose protein sequence is MNNQNEGEAMKVSATQYNLTTAINKASSAEQTRTVAQEGSSVTRSAAIDPVLGDAQTQLSTLPEVDMARVAEMKEAISSGKISVNVDALTDAMQKYFQR, encoded by the coding sequence ATAAACAATCAAAACGAGGGCGAAGCGATGAAAGTTAGCGCGACACAGTACAACCTGACCACCGCAATCAATAAAGCAAGCAGCGCGGAACAAACCCGCACCGTGGCGCAGGAAGGCTCCAGCGTGACGCGCAGCGCCGCCATCGATCCCGTACTGGGCGATGCACAAACCCAGCTGAGCACGCTGCCGGAAGTGGACATGGCGCGCGTGGCCGAAATGAAAGAGGCCATCAGCAGCGGCAAAATCAGCGTTAACGTTGATGCGCTGACTGACGCAATGCAGAAGTATTTTCAGAGGTAA
- the flgA gene encoding flagellar basal body P-ring formation chaperone FlgA, with product MIYNIFVHLFRAGVKRDFRFLAGFFLLALASSVPAAERPTSARKQIYVAVQLHAADIVRQEAKRRQWPEYQAKMNLFIPAEASQYATCRQEPAVSLPGGDRLDLNRLRFDVRCADASGWDIAVTVKPDIYLPVIVADSALDRGQVITADRIAIRKFNISSTRGDYLTKPEDVIGMTVKRRVRDRQPIMLSQLDSPTLVDRGQRVMMVASQNGVEARTMGEAMKKGRKGEMIKVKNESSGRVVSAIVADIGVVNMVYASGQ from the coding sequence ATGATTTATAATATTTTTGTTCATTTATTTCGCGCAGGTGTGAAACGGGATTTCCGCTTCCTCGCGGGCTTTTTCCTGCTGGCGCTGGCGAGCAGTGTGCCCGCCGCCGAACGCCCCACCAGCGCCCGCAAGCAAATTTACGTCGCCGTCCAGCTCCACGCGGCCGACATCGTTCGCCAGGAAGCCAAACGCCGTCAGTGGCCTGAATATCAGGCGAAGATGAACCTGTTTATTCCTGCGGAAGCCTCGCAGTACGCAACCTGTCGCCAGGAACCGGCGGTTTCTCTGCCCGGCGGCGACCGTCTCGACCTCAACCGCCTGCGTTTTGACGTCCGCTGCGCCGATGCCAGCGGCTGGGATATTGCCGTCACGGTCAAACCGGATATCTATCTGCCGGTCATCGTCGCCGACAGCGCCCTCGATCGCGGCCAGGTGATCACCGCCGACCGTATCGCCATCCGCAAATTCAACATCAGCAGCACCCGCGGCGACTACCTGACCAAACCAGAAGACGTTATCGGGATGACCGTCAAACGCCGCGTGCGCGATCGCCAGCCGATTATGCTCAGCCAGTTGGATTCGCCGACGCTGGTTGACCGCGGCCAGCGGGTCATGATGGTGGCGTCACAAAACGGCGTGGAGGCCCGTACCATGGGTGAAGCCATGAAGAAGGGTCGCAAAGGCGAGATGATTAAGGTGAAAAATGAGAGCAGCGGGCGCGTGGTCAGCGCCATCGTCGCCGATATCGGCGTGGTGAACATGGTGTACGCCAGCGGGCAGTAA
- the flgB gene encoding flagellar basal body rod protein FlgB: protein MSITFDKALGVHPQAVALRLSRAELLSANLANVDTPNFQAKDIDFASEMQRSRSSFSQQTSAQEMYRVPYQPASDGNTVSLNVEQAEFAKNTQDYQMSLAFLNMKFTGLKQAIEGK from the coding sequence GTGAGTATTACTTTTGACAAAGCATTGGGCGTTCATCCACAGGCTGTAGCACTTCGACTTTCCCGAGCAGAGTTGCTGTCAGCCAATCTGGCAAACGTCGATACCCCCAACTTCCAGGCTAAAGATATTGATTTTGCCTCTGAGATGCAACGCTCGCGGTCGAGTTTTTCTCAGCAGACGTCAGCGCAGGAGATGTATCGCGTGCCCTATCAACCCGCTTCGGACGGGAACACCGTGTCGCTGAACGTTGAGCAGGCCGAGTTTGCGAAGAACACCCAGGACTATCAGATGAGCCTGGCTTTTTTAAACATGAAGTTCACTGGCCTCAAGCAGGCCATTGAAGGTAAGTAA
- the flgC gene encoding flagellar basal body rod protein FlgC, protein MAFSDIYRVSGSAMTAQTVRLNTIASNLANAETASATEDGTYKARRPVFAAVYKNDELMQSRALTGARVQVMDVIETGSAVQRYEPHNPMASTDGYVYYPDVNVVEEMADMMSASRGFETNVDVLNSVKSMQQSLLRLGEA, encoded by the coding sequence ATGGCTTTTTCGGATATCTATCGCGTGTCGGGATCGGCGATGACGGCGCAAACCGTTCGTCTTAACACCATCGCCAGTAACCTCGCTAACGCGGAAACCGCCTCTGCGACCGAAGACGGCACCTATAAAGCGCGCCGCCCGGTTTTTGCAGCGGTTTATAAAAATGATGAGTTGATGCAAAGCCGCGCGCTGACCGGCGCGCGCGTGCAGGTGATGGACGTTATCGAAACCGGCAGTGCGGTACAGCGTTACGAGCCACATAACCCGATGGCCAGCACCGACGGTTACGTCTACTACCCGGACGTCAACGTGGTGGAAGAGATGGCCGACATGATGTCCGCGTCGCGTGGTTTTGAAACCAACGTCGACGTGCTGAACAGCGTTAAAAGCATGCAGCAAAGCCTGCTGCGACTGGGAGAAGCATAA
- the flgD gene encoding flagellar hook assembly protein FlgD: MNVDSAYTDSRASSSTDGVVSSNTASGMNTMFMQLLVAQIQNQDPLNPTDGTEYVSQLAQLTQVQSMETMSQLMANSSVLMDNLQTLTTGNLVGQHVMVQTGSIESDGETVLDGRLTLEHAANVVTVIVKDSAGVEHKIELGKQEAGQVDFTIDPEELGLSEGKYTLSVVTDTGEENVPIEVGGVVSNVRIPLDGSSTVLNINGLGEIAYNNITQFGTTAKNTA, encoded by the coding sequence ATGAACGTAGATAGCGCCTACACCGACAGCCGCGCGTCCAGCAGTACGGACGGCGTCGTCAGCAGCAATACCGCTTCCGGCATGAATACCATGTTTATGCAGCTGCTGGTGGCGCAGATCCAGAATCAGGATCCGCTGAACCCCACTGACGGCACCGAGTACGTCAGCCAGCTGGCGCAGCTCACCCAGGTGCAGTCGATGGAAACCATGTCGCAGCTGATGGCCAACAGCTCCGTGCTGATGGACAACCTGCAGACTCTCACCACCGGCAATCTGGTCGGGCAGCACGTGATGGTGCAGACCGGCTCGATTGAAAGCGACGGCGAAACGGTCCTCGACGGCCGTCTGACCCTGGAGCACGCCGCCAACGTGGTGACGGTGATCGTGAAAGACTCTGCCGGCGTGGAGCACAAGATTGAGCTGGGCAAACAGGAAGCGGGCCAGGTGGACTTTACCATCGACCCGGAAGAACTGGGCCTGAGCGAGGGGAAATACACCCTGAGCGTGGTGACCGATACCGGCGAAGAGAACGTGCCGATTGAAGTCGGCGGCGTGGTCAGCAACGTGCGCATTCCGCTCGACGGCAGCTCGACCGTACTGAACATCAACGGTCTGGGCGAGATTGCCTACAACAACATTACCCAGTTTGGCACCACCGCAAAAAATACAGCCTGA
- the flgE gene encoding flagellar hook protein FlgE, with protein MSFSIATSGLNAVTEQLNAISNNIANSGTVGFKSGRAEFSALYAESQPLGVGVSAVTQSITKGGSITSTGTALDLAINGNGFFMVRDSAGTTAYTRAGYFGTDSNGNLVNNLGMYLQGYPVDASGTLQVGSISNLTISSGSIPAKATESIDFTANIDARAEVPATSPFDYKDNTSYNNSYTTQVYDSLGREHTLNQYFVKTGENEWQVHYYMDDQPVTSGGVNQVQNLTFNSQGILTDPSGSVALTADIAGADAITLDMSYSGTTQYGSDFSVSKNKGDGYASGERTGQAIDEDGSVYATFSNGERLLQGQLVLANFTNPNGLQSQDGTTWAQTASSGTPLTGTPGSGLLGSIVSGALESSNVDLTSELVGLMTAQRNYQANTKVISTNDSMMSALFQAV; from the coding sequence ATGAGCTTTAGTATTGCAACTTCCGGTCTGAATGCCGTTACCGAACAGCTGAACGCTATCTCGAACAACATTGCCAACTCCGGCACCGTGGGCTTTAAGTCCGGCCGCGCTGAGTTTTCCGCGCTGTACGCCGAAAGCCAGCCGCTGGGCGTGGGCGTCTCTGCCGTGACCCAGAGCATCACCAAAGGGGGCAGCATCACCTCTACCGGCACCGCGCTGGATCTGGCGATTAACGGCAACGGTTTCTTTATGGTTCGCGATAGCGCGGGGACGACCGCCTATACCCGTGCGGGCTACTTCGGTACCGATAGCAACGGCAACCTGGTGAATAACCTGGGCATGTACCTTCAGGGCTATCCGGTCGACGCCAGCGGCACGCTGCAGGTGGGTTCCATCAGCAACCTGACCATCAGCAGCGGTTCCATTCCGGCAAAAGCCACCGAGAGCATCGACTTTACCGCCAATATTGATGCGCGAGCGGAAGTCCCGGCCACCTCGCCGTTCGACTATAAAGACAATACCTCCTACAACAACTCCTACACCACGCAGGTTTATGATTCGCTGGGCCGTGAACACACGCTGAACCAGTACTTCGTCAAAACCGGCGAGAACGAATGGCAAGTGCACTACTACATGGACGATCAGCCGGTGACCAGCGGTGGTGTGAATCAGGTGCAAAACCTGACGTTCAACAGCCAGGGTATTCTGACGGACCCGAGCGGCTCGGTTGCCCTGACCGCCGATATTGCGGGCGCTGACGCGATTACTCTGGACATGAGCTACAGCGGCACCACGCAGTACGGCTCCGACTTCTCGGTCAGTAAAAATAAAGGCGACGGCTATGCCTCCGGCGAGCGTACCGGCCAGGCGATTGACGAAGACGGCAGCGTCTACGCCACCTTCTCCAACGGGGAGCGCCTGCTGCAAGGTCAGCTGGTGCTGGCGAACTTTACCAACCCGAACGGTCTGCAATCGCAGGACGGCACTACCTGGGCGCAAACCGCCAGTTCCGGCACACCGCTGACCGGCACGCCGGGTTCCGGTCTGCTGGGCTCCATCGTGTCCGGCGCGCTGGAATCTTCCAACGTCGACCTGACCTCTGAGCTGGTGGGGCTGATGACCGCCCAGCGCAACTACCAGGCGAACACCAAAGTTATCAGCACCAACGACAGCATGATGAGCGCGCTGTTCCAGGCGGTGTAA
- a CDS encoding flagellar basal body rod protein FlgF: protein MDRLLFTAVSGASRSLSQQEIHANNLANVNTQGFRSDLDKALTQQVSGEGYASRYLAQPTQGGVDLAPGAVRETGRDLDIAVKGDGLIALRSGPREVYTRNGQIDVNADGELSVSGLPLEGDNGPIVLPPFSSVSIAEDGVITIVPEDGDIAAPMEVDRVKLVNIPASQLSKNDAGFLVSNAAFTPRDEDVTVAAGHLEAANVSAIGEMVSSIALNRQFEAQIKMMKAAEDLATAGNRLIRGT from the coding sequence ATGGATCGCCTACTTTTCACCGCGGTCAGCGGCGCCTCGCGCAGCCTGTCGCAGCAGGAGATTCACGCTAACAACCTGGCAAACGTCAATACCCAGGGCTTTCGCAGCGATCTCGATAAGGCGCTGACCCAGCAGGTCAGCGGCGAGGGGTATGCCTCCCGCTATCTGGCGCAGCCTACCCAGGGCGGCGTGGATTTAGCGCCGGGCGCGGTACGGGAAACCGGCCGCGATCTGGACATTGCCGTCAAAGGCGACGGGCTGATTGCGCTGCGCAGCGGCCCGCGTGAGGTCTACACCCGTAACGGCCAGATTGACGTCAACGCCGACGGCGAGTTGTCGGTAAGCGGCCTGCCGCTGGAGGGCGACAATGGCCCTATCGTGCTGCCGCCGTTCTCTTCCGTGTCGATTGCCGAGGATGGGGTCATCACCATTGTCCCGGAAGATGGCGACATTGCCGCGCCGATGGAGGTTGACCGCGTCAAGCTGGTGAATATTCCGGCCAGCCAGCTCAGTAAGAACGACGCCGGTTTTCTGGTCAGCAACGCCGCGTTCACCCCCCGTGATGAAGACGTCACGGTGGCCGCCGGACATCTGGAGGCGGCCAACGTGTCGGCTATCGGTGAGATGGTTTCCAGCATTGCGCTCAACCGTCAGTTCGAAGCGCAGATCAAGATGATGAAGGCTGCAGAAGATTTGGCAACCGCAGGCAACCGCCTGATTCGCGGCACCTAA
- the flgG gene encoding flagellar basal-body rod protein FlgG: MNPALWISKTGLAAQDAKMTAISNNLANVNTTSFKRDRAMFADLFYQNQRTPGGQLDQNNVSPTGIQYGTGVKIVGTQKEFTVGSIQNTGQSLDVAISGQGFFQVETANGDIAYTRAGNLQKTPEGVLTNAQGLPLIPQIELPDNVKDIQIGKDGTITATVAGEADPVELGQLTLVNFVNPAGLEAIGGNLYLETAASGEAVEGVPGEEAFGQLEQGSLEGSNVQVVEEMVDMITVQRAYEMNAKMVSAADDMLKFVTQSM; encoded by the coding sequence ATGAATCCCGCTTTATGGATTAGTAAAACTGGTTTAGCGGCGCAGGACGCCAAAATGACCGCCATCTCCAACAACCTGGCGAACGTTAACACCACCAGTTTTAAACGCGACCGTGCGATGTTCGCCGATCTGTTCTATCAGAACCAGCGTACGCCGGGCGGCCAGCTCGATCAGAACAACGTCTCCCCGACCGGTATTCAGTACGGTACCGGGGTCAAGATTGTCGGCACCCAGAAAGAGTTCACCGTTGGCAGCATTCAGAACACCGGGCAGAGCCTTGACGTTGCCATTTCCGGACAGGGCTTTTTCCAGGTCGAGACTGCCAACGGCGATATCGCCTATACCCGCGCCGGCAACCTGCAAAAAACGCCGGAAGGCGTGCTGACCAACGCCCAGGGCCTGCCGCTGATCCCGCAGATTGAGCTGCCGGACAACGTCAAAGATATCCAGATTGGCAAAGACGGCACCATTACTGCCACCGTTGCGGGCGAGGCCGATCCGGTTGAGCTGGGCCAGCTAACGCTGGTGAATTTCGTCAATCCGGCCGGCCTGGAAGCCATCGGCGGCAACCTGTATCTCGAAACCGCCGCCAGCGGTGAAGCGGTAGAGGGCGTGCCGGGTGAAGAGGCGTTTGGCCAGTTGGAGCAGGGGTCGCTGGAAGGCTCAAACGTGCAGGTCGTTGAAGAGATGGTCGACATGATCACCGTACAGCGCGCCTATGAAATGAACGCCAAAATGGTCTCTGCCGCAGACGACATGCTGAAGTTTGTCACGCAGTCGATGTAA
- the flgH gene encoding flagellar basal body L-ring protein FlgH produces MKKQVVVVLLALLLSGCESPALLVHKDDAAYAPPEDFAMPETKVRSGGVYNSGYNWSLIQDRRAYRVGDILTVKLDESTQASKQARTNFGKKNDVSLGVPEAFGHSVDKLSGSVDGNRNFNGSATSQQQNSLRGAITVAVYKVLPNGVLAIRGEKWLTLNQGDEYMRVTGLVRADDIERDNSVSSQRIANARISYAGRGALSDANAAGWLVRFFNHPLFPI; encoded by the coding sequence ATGAAAAAGCAGGTAGTAGTCGTTTTGCTGGCACTGTTGCTGTCGGGCTGTGAAAGCCCGGCATTGCTGGTGCACAAAGACGACGCGGCGTATGCGCCGCCGGAAGATTTTGCCATGCCGGAAACCAAAGTACGCAGCGGCGGCGTCTACAACAGTGGCTATAACTGGTCGCTGATTCAGGATCGCCGCGCCTATCGCGTGGGTGACATTCTGACCGTGAAGCTGGACGAATCCACGCAGGCCAGCAAGCAGGCGCGGACCAACTTCGGCAAGAAGAACGACGTCTCCCTTGGGGTGCCGGAAGCCTTCGGCCACTCGGTCGATAAGCTCTCTGGTTCAGTAGACGGCAACCGTAACTTCAACGGCAGCGCCACGTCGCAGCAGCAAAACAGCCTGCGCGGCGCGATCACCGTGGCGGTCTATAAAGTGCTGCCTAACGGCGTGCTGGCGATTCGCGGTGAAAAGTGGCTCACCCTCAACCAGGGCGACGAGTATATGCGCGTCACCGGGCTGGTGCGCGCTGATGATATTGAGCGCGATAACTCGGTATCGTCGCAGCGCATTGCCAACGCGCGCATCTCCTACGCCGGGCGCGGCGCGTTGAGCGATGCCAACGCCGCTGGCTGGCTGGTGCGCTTCTTCAACCACCCGCTGTTCCCTATCTGA
- a CDS encoding flagellar basal body P-ring protein FlgI, with the protein MLKRILFLLCLFSAGAVAQPLRDVVDIQGVRGNQLIGYSLVVGLDGTGDKNQVKFTSQSVTNMLRQFGVQLPAKIDPKVKNVAAVAISATLPPGYSLGQSIDVTVSSIGDAKSLRGGTLLLTQLRGADGEVYALAQGNVVVGGVKAEGNSGSSVTINTPTVGRVPNGGSVEREIASDFQQEPMVMLNLKRPSFKTANTVAVALNNAFGSGTATAQSATNVAVRAPMGAGARVAFMSALEDVQINAGKQPPRVVFNARTGTVVIGDGVIVRAAAVSHGNLTVTIRESSNVSQPNAFGQGQTVVTPESDVSVNRGRGQMVTISAGTSLRSIVNTLNSLGAAPDDTMAILQALHEAGALDAELVVM; encoded by the coding sequence ATGTTGAAACGGATCCTCTTTTTGCTGTGTCTTTTCAGCGCGGGCGCCGTGGCGCAGCCGCTGCGTGACGTGGTGGATATCCAGGGCGTACGCGGCAACCAGCTGATTGGCTACAGCCTGGTGGTCGGCCTTGACGGTACCGGTGATAAAAACCAGGTGAAGTTCACCAGTCAATCGGTCACCAATATGCTGCGCCAGTTCGGCGTGCAGCTGCCGGCCAAAATCGATCCGAAGGTGAAGAACGTGGCGGCGGTGGCGATCAGCGCCACGCTACCGCCGGGCTACTCCCTCGGTCAGAGTATTGACGTGACCGTCTCGTCAATCGGCGATGCCAAAAGCCTGCGCGGCGGTACGCTGCTGCTTACCCAACTGCGCGGCGCCGATGGCGAAGTGTACGCGTTAGCGCAGGGGAACGTGGTGGTCGGCGGCGTGAAGGCCGAGGGCAACAGCGGTTCCAGCGTGACGATTAACACCCCGACCGTAGGCCGCGTGCCGAACGGCGGTTCCGTTGAGCGTGAAATCGCCAGTGACTTCCAGCAGGAGCCGATGGTGATGCTTAACCTCAAACGGCCAAGCTTTAAAACCGCCAACACCGTTGCCGTGGCGCTGAATAACGCCTTTGGCTCGGGCACGGCGACGGCGCAGAGCGCGACCAACGTCGCGGTACGCGCGCCGATGGGCGCCGGTGCGCGCGTCGCCTTTATGTCGGCGCTGGAAGACGTGCAGATTAACGCCGGTAAGCAGCCGCCGCGCGTGGTGTTTAACGCCCGCACCGGCACGGTGGTGATTGGCGATGGCGTGATCGTGCGCGCCGCTGCGGTCTCCCACGGCAACCTGACGGTCACTATTCGCGAGTCTTCCAACGTCAGCCAGCCGAACGCGTTCGGCCAGGGCCAGACGGTGGTCACGCCGGAGAGCGACGTCAGCGTTAATCGCGGTCGCGGCCAGATGGTGACCATTTCTGCCGGTACCAGCCTGCGCAGCATTGTGAATACCTTAAACAGCCTGGGCGCCGCGCCGGATGACACCATGGCCATTTTGCAGGCGCTGCATGAAGCGGGCGCGCTGGATGCTGAACTGGTGGTGATGTAA
- a CDS encoding rod-binding protein, translated as MLDAINRQTAILPGDMTGQVKPQNLEQAAEQFEALMLKSMLSQMRKAADVLGEDNPFNSKQQRMMRDFYDDKMASELASQRSTGIAQMIINQLTPQTAAPLKNDAQVAALQGQPQELNTPVVPVTRRAGVSHEYD; from the coding sequence ATGCTGGATGCCATTAACCGCCAGACCGCAATTCTGCCCGGCGATATGACCGGGCAGGTAAAGCCGCAGAATCTTGAGCAGGCGGCCGAACAGTTTGAAGCGCTGATGCTGAAATCGATGCTATCGCAGATGCGTAAAGCCGCTGACGTGCTGGGAGAAGATAACCCGTTTAACAGTAAGCAGCAGCGCATGATGCGTGATTTTTATGATGACAAGATGGCGTCCGAGCTGGCCTCTCAGCGCAGCACCGGTATCGCGCAGATGATCATAAACCAACTGACGCCGCAAACCGCGGCACCGCTTAAGAATGACGCGCAGGTGGCCGCTTTACAGGGGCAACCGCAAGAACTTAATACGCCCGTCGTTCCCGTGACCCGAAGGGCAGGAGTAAGCCATGAGTATGATTAA
- the flgK gene encoding flagellar hook-associated protein FlgK translates to MSMINIAYSGLQAAQLGMNVTSMNTANYLTSGYSRQGIIQSAVGPMGEAGISPGSGVQVDSIRRISSQYLVNQVWQTNTKANYYSMGNQYIGALEKVIGTDSTSLGAGLDEFVSAMSALTQQPESQALRQQLLNQANSLATRFNSMNDFISSQKTSIGTQRGAMVDQINTLSGGIADYNKKIVEMDATGGNSSVLRDQRDELVKQLSSLADVKVSDDSSGYTVALSNGQPLVSGKTAGQLSVGTDGNGNSTLTLKFSTSEFSLNPSAGGQLGALYDYEVGTLKQMSDAVQGMASAVADMFNNQLADGFDLNGQSGKPLFTFDPSNPAGMLQVNDLSPDELALSGDPLEPGNGDNLNALIELKNEKTDIPGLGNMSLSEGAAAIISTIGIASKQSQTEMEAATSVSAEAQTQRDNLSAVNQDEEAINLQVYMQAYQANMKVIAAGNQVFSDLLGIF, encoded by the coding sequence ATGAGTATGATTAATATCGCCTATAGTGGTCTACAGGCGGCCCAGTTGGGCATGAACGTAACGTCGATGAACACGGCTAACTATCTGACCTCCGGCTATAGCCGTCAGGGCATTATTCAGAGCGCCGTTGGCCCAATGGGCGAAGCCGGCATTTCGCCCGGCAGCGGCGTGCAGGTGGATAGCATTCGCCGTATCTCCAGCCAGTATCTGGTTAATCAGGTGTGGCAGACCAATACCAAGGCCAACTACTACAGCATGGGCAACCAGTATATTGGCGCGCTGGAAAAGGTGATCGGTACGGACTCCACCAGTCTTGGTGCCGGTCTGGATGAATTTGTCAGCGCCATGAGCGCGCTGACGCAGCAGCCGGAGTCTCAGGCGCTGCGCCAGCAGCTGCTGAACCAGGCCAATTCCCTGGCGACCCGCTTCAACAGCATGAACGACTTTATCTCCAGCCAGAAAACGTCAATCGGCACCCAGCGCGGGGCGATGGTCGATCAGATCAACACGCTGAGCGGCGGTATTGCCGACTACAACAAGAAAATTGTTGAGATGGATGCGACCGGCGGCAACAGTAGCGTGCTGCGCGATCAGCGCGATGAGCTGGTGAAACAGCTGAGCTCGCTGGCGGACGTGAAGGTGAGCGACGACAGCAGCGGCTACACCGTGGCGCTGAGCAACGGTCAGCCGCTGGTCAGCGGTAAAACCGCCGGTCAGCTGAGCGTTGGCACGGACGGCAACGGCAACTCAACGCTGACGCTGAAGTTCTCGACCAGCGAATTTTCGCTCAACCCGTCGGCCGGTGGCCAACTGGGCGCGCTTTACGATTACGAAGTGGGCACGCTAAAGCAGATGAGTGACGCCGTTCAGGGGATGGCATCCGCCGTGGCCGACATGTTTAACAATCAGTTGGCTGATGGCTTCGATCTGAATGGGCAGAGCGGTAAACCGCTGTTTACCTTCGATCCGTCAAACCCGGCCGGGATGCTTCAGGTTAACGATCTCTCGCCGGACGAGCTGGCGCTGTCCGGCGATCCGCTGGAGCCGGGTAACGGCGACAACCTTAACGCGCTGATCGAACTGAAAAACGAAAAAACCGATATACCGGGGCTCGGCAATATGAGCCTGAGCGAAGGCGCGGCGGCGATTATTTCCACCATTGGTATTGCCAGCAAACAGAGCCAGACCGAGATGGAAGCGGCGACGTCGGTCAGCGCAGAAGCCCAGACGCAGCGCGACAACCTGAGCGCGGTAAACCAGGATGAAGAGGCGATCAATCTGCAGGTTTATATGCAGGCCTATCAGGCGAACATGAAGGTGATCGCCGCAGGGAACCAGGTCTTCAGCGATCTGCTCGGTATTTTCTAA
- the flgL gene encoding flagellar hook-associated protein FlgL: protein MRISGLNNSNAMLAQLGVNGNRVAKLMEQLSTQKRVNVPSDDPVAASRLVQLSREQSAIKQYQSNITSLSGALSVQESHITAMSNQVLAVSDKLKLANNSTLSQKDLASYGAELESMLDSLVATMNSKNENGSYLFSGTMTGTKAVELVDGQYVFGGNDQSRETLVANGVAITENTHVAQAFSGAGDDLKMLNMLKELSQNMQDPNMNYADYQDDISAMIGMTQTTSDSLGALFTDLGGRQNRLTLIGDAHTDVSLSNAQVETDLNAADSATTTINLQLYMTSMQITNKAYSMVSQLNLFSML from the coding sequence ATGCGTATTAGCGGTCTTAACAATTCTAACGCCATGCTGGCGCAGCTCGGCGTAAACGGCAATCGCGTCGCCAAACTGATGGAACAGCTGTCGACGCAAAAGCGCGTCAACGTCCCGTCAGATGACCCGGTGGCGGCTAGCCGCCTGGTGCAGCTGAGCCGCGAACAGTCGGCAATTAAGCAGTATCAAAGCAATATCACGAGCCTGAGCGGCGCGCTGTCGGTGCAGGAATCGCACATTACGGCAATGAGCAATCAGGTGCTGGCGGTAAGCGATAAGCTCAAGCTGGCGAACAACAGTACGCTGAGCCAGAAAGATCTGGCGAGCTACGGCGCCGAGCTGGAGTCGATGCTGGACTCACTGGTCGCGACAATGAATAGCAAAAATGAGAACGGCAGCTATCTGTTTTCCGGCACCATGACCGGCACGAAGGCCGTTGAGCTGGTGGACGGTCAGTACGTTTTTGGCGGGAACGATCAATCGCGTGAAACTCTGGTGGCCAACGGCGTGGCCATTACGGAAAACACCCATGTTGCGCAGGCATTTTCCGGCGCTGGCGACGATCTCAAGATGCTGAATATGCTGAAAGAGTTGAGCCAGAATATGCAGGATCCGAATATGAACTATGCGGATTATCAGGATGATATTTCGGCGATGATCGGTATGACCCAAACGACCAGCGATAGCCTGGGCGCGCTGTTTACCGATCTTGGCGGCCGTCAGAATCGCCTGACGCTGATTGGCGATGCGCACACCGACGTTAGCCTGTCGAATGCGCAGGTGGAAACCGACCTTAACGCAGCGGACTCGGCCACAACCACCATCAATCTTCAGCTGTACATGACATCAATGCAGATCACCAATAAGGCGTACAGCATGGTCAGCCAGCTTAATCTCTTCAGCATGTTGTAA